The DNA segment ACATAAGACCTAGTTTGAGAAACGACCTTTGTGCTAGCTTTCATTCGCTTCAAACATTTCGACCTTTGAGTGTATAGCTGCTTCTGATTCTTTTTCAAGACCTTagttatgattatcatatgGGAATATCATCTTATTAACAATGAAAGCACAATGACAAGAAAGTTAAAGGCAAAggtattagtattattattattagtagtagtagtagcagtagtagcaatGGTACTATTTGTTGTAGAAGTAGCACTAATaacaatggtaatgataataattatgacaaaaatacagtaatcatggtaatactggtaataatattgattatattaaTAGTCATTCTAATAAATATAGAATAATGGTAGCAACAATACAATTataatattattgataatattgatgatcAAAAATGacacttataataatgatgataatttgcTGGTGCATAATTCGCCTCAGATATCATACTTTAAACAGATGAGCCACCTTAGCCATGCGATCTGAGGAAACCCGGGGGAATTTGAATCATACCTCAGTAACTTCACTACAGGTTAATTGTGATATCCGTTTAATACAAAGGCAAATCGAATATTGACACTAATCGCAAGACATAAATTTATATAGCCATAATGGccaaatgatatcaaattattaatcaaatatcaaattattaataCTACTTTGCATTTGATAGTTTATTTTTCgataaaatacacattttcattttttttacaattatcaCGTTAGTTTTCAATGCCTAATTTTGCTGAGCTTTAAATGCTTATCACTATCTCAGTGAGGTTGAACTATAGCACCTGCGCATTGTTTGCATAATTAATCGTCAAACACAAAACAAGTTTTATCACGCATTGGCCTTCGAACATCAAATGAACCAATGGTGGATGAAAATAGATCACGATAAAATTACGGCTCCTCTGCCATGTCTGCTAAATAACGGCATATGCCACACATTACTGATGATTTTCATCGTCTTCTGGTTGGAAATTGCATAACTACTCAATTAGATCGAAAAGAAGGCAAGTAATACCAATCGTAGTAATTGCAAAAAGAAAAGTGATATATGTTAGGAATTTACCTATTACCGGTGTGAGTGTGTTTGTCAATCAAATAGTTTCATCTTtgtcagatgttgtttgaaggtttgcatggtggcatgtacaattgctgatgtggtttacggtacaccatgtggagtgttatagaaacagtggatagaagagaagaagtggataggcgagaaagtggagatttgagagtagagtattctttcttgaaaatagtcctgaaaaggactgtaaaccagaaggaatgttgagtgagaacagcttgagtagtagagctgatgaggagatgctggcttgagtcggcgagtagagatgatgagtagtatagagactcgacgtttcggacaggttgactgtccgtcttcaggagtttCATCTTtgtgttcattaaaaaaatcctcaTTGGGCAAACATTTCCTTATTTACTAATTTTTGTTTTCGCAATTTCATTATTcctttctgtattttttaaaattattatccAGGACTCCCGAGCAGCGTTCCATACATCATTTCTATGGAGGTGGGAGAATAAAAGTGACCGAAGATATGAGGGTTCTTTTGCATTGTAGACGTGTATTTCTGTCAAAGTGGAGTACCGCCGTTGCATTATCCATCGCATTTATTTCTATCTCCCTGATGACAATGACCTATGGCAAGTTTACTCTTTACAGCAATGGCAAGGACGGTCAGAGAAGGGCGTCACACGGCACCGAGGTCAACTCTCGGCAAATTTCCCAGgtaatttttcaacattttcacaGCACAAAACCAAACAGTACGCCAAACAATAATGCCCGGAATTTGTCTGAGGAAGATAACTCAAATCTGCCAGAGGGAAAATCCCGAAATATTTTCAACGAAAATTTTCGAAATATATCGAGAAATACTTTGAAAGAACGTGAATCAGTGGAAAATATCACAAGTCGGAAATATGGACTTCCAGGAGTCTCAGACGAGGGCAAAATTAGAGTCCGCACTGAAGATCAGGGAGTGGTCGACTCCCGATCGACAACATCCATATCCTCATCGTTGAGGGTGTCATCGACGTTTGTTGTCATCATGGCGCAGTGGCGTTTTGGCTCTTCAATCATCGGAGAGCTTTTCAATCAAAATCCAAATATCTTTTTCCTCTTTGAGCCGTTATGGTTGCTTGATAAGATTAGAAATGAAAGACGGCTTCCATTTTCACCGTTTCCGCGGGAACTTTATGAATACTCGACGAAAACTCTAAGAGATATTGCGGCGTGCAATGTGACAGAGGAGTTTGTCCGTTTAACCAATCCTTGGGGCGGTCTTATCAACAACCGTGCGATATGCCAGGCAACAGGAGAAATAACTCAATGTAAATTTCGAAGTTCTGACATGGTAAATAATCTGTGTACTTCATACAATGGGATCATGGCTACGAAGATCATCCGGGCTGATCTCGGGAATATAAAACCCTTGGTAGTCGAGGACAAGGTCAATGTCAAGGTCATTCACTTAGTGCGTGATCCAAGAGGGTCAGCTGCTTCGCGTATCCACTATTACTTTGAGGAGTGGAGCGACCTGGTGCGAGCGCATGAGGCGGAGTTCCAGACGAGAGGCCGGCTTGCACCCCTCGGGCTTACAAACTCTACCGAACGTATCAAAGACTGCATTCCTACCATGTGCAAATGGATGCGGGAGACTCTCAAAGAAGCAAAAACCATGCCAGACTGGCTCCGGGGCAGGTACCACCTTCTCAGGTATGAAGACTTCGCGGCAGCGCCTCTCAACACAACGGAGGACCTCTACCGATTTGTAGGGTTACCCTTGCCACAGAGCGTCAGGGAATGGGTCCGCAATAATTCACAGGCAAAAGACAGCGATCCTGGAACGTTTTCAGTGCATAAGAATTCGCGTAAGACCGCTCAGAAATGGATGAAGGATCTCAGAGAGCTTGAGATTGAACAGGTTGAACATGATTGCGGAGATGTCATGGAGGATCTTGGATACCAGAGATTCGCAACGCTCAAATTGGCACAACCATAGGACCGGATCTTAGGCCTACATAATCTATCCTTGCAACAAAAAAATCCGAAAGACGGAGATAGTATCTACAGCTCATAATTTGAACTCAATTGTTGCGTGGATTATGTGTATTACGTTTTGACAATGAGCTATTAAAGGTCAGCCATACGTAGTCGTAAATATTCAGTTCTGTATTAAAGTCTTGTCTGTTAcattattgtttatattgtatgtTTGGTAAATTGGCGACCGATACACTCCTTTTGGTGTGAGTTAAACTATATTATAAGCCTCCCCATTTCGACACAACTTAATATTATTTAAtttgaagaactttttttattaacacAATGTTCACttgaaaaagtaaaagaaaaaatatgcgAAGTGGGACCGAGATCAACTGGACATAATGTTGATTGAGAGTTAGACCAGAGTCCTGTCTCACGGAGAGCGGATGATCCGATTAACCTCAACTAAGGAAAGCCAGTAACGCCAATATCTGAAATGCACATTGGACtgcgtgtttgtgtgtgtgtgtgtgtgtatatatatatgcatatataaacccctcaaaaatcTGAGTTTGGCTATTGATTTCTCCCAACTCCGAATTACACACGATGCATGtttgacatcattcaaaagataatttaattttctctaaagtgataccatgcttgttatgatcatgccatcacaaaaagagcaggattcaaaagtgttggatgaggtctgattttaaaagctgcaaaacgaagaaaaaaaaaatgtttggaaatctgagtttggccattaatttctttcaactCCCAATTacacacaatgcatatttgatataattcaaaagatcatttaattctctttaaaatgataccctgcttgttatgatcatgccatcacgaaaagagcaggattcaaaatttggatgaggtctgaattgaaaagctgcaaaacgaacAGAAATAggcatgaagggtcaatacaggaCATGATTCTCTTGTCTTTGCCAATATGGATGAatatccattcaaatcaagccctaCTTCTTCATTTTCgatgttttgttgtggtttatgtagtgatggttctgtgagataacatggttgaGCCGTGGtatgaaatacccatgcatgtttgtttgtttgttatgtgtttgcttgtgcagaggtgtgtttgactCCATGTTAATGCTGATGTTAGGTGCTTGGAAACGattaaaagaaaccgctgagaaactcactcatcaccacgggaAAAAAACTGTGACTtccaatattgtgtcattttgcaacttttgaattttgaccttgccccacatttcaaggcactgcacctcaaTGTGAACGatcatcatatcatgtagggtatcattgtaaagagaaTTAACTAttctattcattgatatgaatTAGACAttaatatttactaaaaccgatgagggattatcgatcaaagtccgATTTCCAATCTTTTTTTGAGgagtatatatatgtatatttatattcatatatcgACAATTAAGTGtgccttttttcttctttttttgacAAAGGACGTGGTGCAAATTTCCTGCATGGAATATCACGACAAGTATGGATTTCCACATTGTTGAGGTTTATCACATCATATCACTACTCTTTGTAAGAGGGGGCCCAAGATATACTCTAGATTTTGTCCAATCAGTATTAGTCTAAGAAGTAGACCAGGTGGAAATAACCCCTGTGTTTTAATGAATTTTGAGGCAAGTCGAATTCTTTGACATGGTAATGTGTAATGATTACTGCTGATCTAATCAAACCTCGCAACTGTAATACATCTGGTTTTTTATACGTCGTCGTCCAGTGATGATGACGTTTTATTGTTCTTACTTTATGTtctacaatacaaaaaaaatcttgctcATACATGTGTAATTGATGACTCTTTTGACTCACTCGGGTGGCGATTTTTGTAGTATAATTTGCCATCTAAATGAATGAgataagagaaagagagagtgggaGAAGAAAGAGATAAGGGAGGGCTTGGTCATTATGGAGGGAGATatagggaaagagagaggagaagAGGGCTAGaaggagagtgagagagagagggggagtcCGGCgagcggcgggggggggggtgtgaaaGGGAGACATATAGGGTGAAATGGCAAtgcattatatacatgtatcaattcGTCACATCATAACTCTAAAAAATGTTTACACAATATTGGGTTAattgggaacatgcatgttgttgggtaaattttgatttgataaattttacgcaatgttgcgttgaaatagcccaatatggggtaaaaaaatacccagcaaacatgcatgttccctttttactcaatattgagtaaaattttactcggtgtttttagagtgtactttgTTTGCGTCTCCTAACAGAGGCCTCCGAGTTTTTtatctcaccccccccccccttagcccgaTCCTCGCAAACCGCCATCCCAACTCTCGTATTTTGGTCTTCGTAAATTTCGATCACtcaatacaatttcatgatCATCAAGCGTGGTGTACATCCCATGAGAAATAAACGGATCCGCAAACTTTTTGTACAACATGGTTTATTTGCCTACGAAATGTCATATGTAGCTACCACTTGAAAATGGGGCGACACTCCGGCATTATTTGAACTTACAATCCTGTTCATCATGCATGattaatcatatatatatatatatgtatgtatacatacataGCATTCATGACAAACATCCCCATTTGAAAatccatgtatattttttgtttgggtTTTAATAAATGGAGAAACCTTAACTTTTCCGATTTTGTATCCCCTATATATAGTTAcagttatatatatttaaagttATATTTATTCACAACGGTACACGTACATCAGCCAAAGGTTGTTCTTAAAAAAATCCATGTATGATAAGcacatattacatgtacatacaattaATAACTACAAAGTAATGCAATTCAATGGACACGTAAAAAATTACACGAAAGAGAAAGTATTGAAacacaaatatatattcaaaaaaaatagaattgcTAATGATGAGTATATTCATGATTAGACTCATGATGCTAGTCAGTTCGCAGGGTTATAGCACATATTACATAAGGCATTTTCGCCTTCATGCTGTCCggaccaaaacaaaataataaacaacaGAAAACTGTTACCTTGTCCACTTTGTTGTGTTGAATCACAATGTAAATAACTAACTTTTGTTAATGCTTGTTTGACTGTCAAATACgccaattgtttttattttctgaaagtAAGGAAGTGATTTATAAATCCGTAAAACTGGGGCAACATGTGCAAATGGCCGTTCATCATATAATATCGTTTGTCCAAGATTGGACGAACAATACAGCAAAATATGTATTTCGTCATTGGATAACATCTATAGTGTGAATGGCATTTcacaaaatgggggggggggtaacagttcTAAAGCCAATGCAGACAATACGAAGATCATCCGTCATTTCTGTCTAATCTACTGTGCAAGTTAAATATCAACACGAATGACACGACAAGATGTGGAAACCGTTTGGtggtgaaataaataaacaatagtgACATGGCTAATTAAAGCTATGTGTCATCAACGTTTGGCGAAAGTTTTCACTGTTTATCTCGAAATACCCTGCATGCTCGTGTCTTTTCGTATTGATACTTTAAAGCGCCATCTCCTTTGACGGGGTGGCAAGATGTTATATCTTGCCATTAAataggaagttcaccctgacaaaacgTTTATTATAAGAGCagcagaaaaataacaaaaaaattggcAAAGGATTGAGGAAAATTCATCAGAAAATAAAGTTATCAGAATTTTGATCATgtcatttgtgacgtcatgtaatCGTTTTATACAAGGTTACTTTTCGAAATTGTGAGATAGATTTATGTTACCTTGCCAAGCTGagttataaaataaattaatgccAACGTGACGTATCAAACACTGTTCTAATACTGTACCCCCGCCCCCTACcgtccttctctctctctttctcttacttcttcttttttcttttctctctccctcaacTTTGCCCGTTGGCTGCACTTTCATATCACGTGGAAGACATGCCACATACATCAAATACATCAAGCTATCATCAGCTTATCATAGTCAATTCACCGACCCCTGACAGATTAGCTCGTCCAATCGCTTAAATATACCTAGGGAAATAGTCCCTTctggtattgtgacgtcacagtGACTCTGTGCGATAGCACTTGCTATCTGCTGTAGGGAAAATACATGCGCAAAGGAAGATAACATTTGCAGCAATTTTATGCTATTTGCACGCATGCACTTTTTGTGTCTGAACTTATGTAAAGTATTACACACATTTCTGCTTAGATACCGTGTCCATACCATgaataacatttaaaataatAGAGGGAATAATGTACACTTTTCATAATTTCTCTATAATTATAACGGATGTTATATTCTCTTTTCTAATGTTATGAATCTTTAGGCTATTCTTTCCACAGATCCAAGCcatgtattatttttaatataaatcatgTTACATCCCACGTTGATAATATGATTTTAAGTAGATGTTTAGTTTTGAATAAATGTTCTTATTCTTCGTCTATTTTACGAGAAAATATCATGACGACTTATTACGCTCCGTGACGAAATGGcataaaaatctaaataaaactGACCAGATTTTCGCAAATGTCTATGGTTATTAATATCTTAAAAGCAGTCATATAAGCACTTAGCATGTCAGACAAGTCATCATATTTAAAGTCAAAACCACCAAAATACCAAGATATTCGTAAAACCTTGTACAACTGATATATAGTGCTATAATTTGCAATTATCATGATAAGTGTTCCATGATCGCAACGCAATATGTAATTGTTTGAATCGTTCTTGGGGCGCTAAATATACCGATTGGGGGCGTAGTGTTGGTTGGAAATAATGTTAAGCGAATAAGGGACCCTTAGCTACAAGTGCGTGCATACAACGGCATTGGGCCATCTTGTGCGTCGCGTGAACATGAAGTAAACATACGAAGAGAACATACATCTAAATGTCACCTCATTCAATAAACTAGACACTGGACTGATGTGTTAACCTGGTAATGAAAGGATGGGAGCCGATCAAGAGATTATGTGTTGCATTTCAGGAGGCATCGGCGCTCGTGAGCTGCCTCAAATCATCACTGCTTTTAATAACCCCACACAAATGGGTATTACGTTGACCTTAAATGTACGTATATTAATTCATCCTAGAATTCGTTGAAATCCAATAAGTTGTGTATTACACTATAAAAAGGGATTAGCCAAAGTTCGTTGGTGTATCAAACCTCTCtcttacaaaataatgataaaaactagCGCAGCATGTCATTATATCCACGGccataattcattttatttttaccatCGTCTGGTATAGGAGATGGACATGCATGTACCTAACAACCAACATGTTCGCATGTTaacctatcatttttttttgtttatatacgTGAcacattacacaggcaatggtACCCACTTTCATCTTCTGAGTTGCGAGGGTAACTGCACTTTGGTGTCCACACACGATCACGACTGAGCAGAATCAATCCCTAAGGGGGTTTATATAATATACTATTCGACCTTTCCCGCAAAATACCTTCTCACTCGAGGAAAATTCCTACCGACGTAgagtttcatataaaaaaaagctttCGAGTTATTTTCAGAGCTTGGAAACTTATTGCTCCAGGTGTATTTCTAAGCCAATCTTAGAATGCGTATTTGGCATGCTTGTCTCCATGCAGCAGCTTTTCGTTGAAGAGAGCTTGCAGCCCAAGGAGTGTAAACATTCAAGTTACCTCCTAATATCTAATTATTAGAATTCCAGGAATCGCATACTATCATCATGGTATAAAGAATGCAGTGTGCCAACGTGTATGATATTGGGCTATTTTCGGGGGCACTTCGAGGACGCTTTCTGGAACGTTGAGAGCCTATGGAAAATGCCCGTCAACCCACAATAGAGAGATTGTCGGCAGTTGATTGACCGGGACAGCACAAGGCTTTAAAATTCGGACAGGACGAAACAAATACAAACATGTTGTTTTTCCAGAGATAAATACGGCACTGTTGCTTTGATTCACCTACTTCCGACAAAGATTGTTGTGAAGGGATTTCGACATCTGATGCGTTATAGACAGCGTCTTCGTAGTAATTGCGAAAATTCCCTAATCGCATTCTCAATGATCCGACAAAAGTAAGACATCCAATCGCCACTGCATCGTATTATATCAAAGTCCACTTTAATGAATACCGTATTAAGTGCATTTGAAGTATTGCATTTATCTTGTACAAACAGAATGTAAAGCTACGGCAAGGGGcgctattcaattttttttataaagaaccaacataaaaaaaaaatcggcaaTACACTGTTGATTTGAACATTAAATGATACTCGAATGTAATTCGTACCActggcggatccgggggggggggcaatgctgacctttttttcttgtcaaatttttcctcggggaaaaatgtgccccccccccccttcggaaAATCCTAAATCCGCCCCTGATTCGTATTATTGACCATTTACTACAGCTTTGGCCGGAAGCACTCACATCCCTCACATTCGGACCCAGACCGACATCTGGTATGCCATTCAAATTTATGATTGGTCTGAAGTTTGTGTGACTGTAACCAAAGCCCTGGGAATGATTATTTGTTGGTTTGGACAATAATgaatattgacaaaaaaaatcaaaaagctCCAAAATGGAGgtaatttgctttaaaaaaatctggatCCCAAATAAAAGTGATTTCGGTCAATTTTCTACTTTTTAGCATTCCTACGAAATAACCAGGGGTGCCGCCGATAGTGTATAACATGCGTAGGGGTGTTTTAGCATCCCATTCGCTCCCTATTCTCAGGGCCATGAGTGCAACGATAGACCGAGGTGCCGTTGTCCACACATtcccttattttcattttcgccCTACGAGTGTCAAAATTGGGAGAAATATGTCGCCTAAACCATGTAGACGGTCCGGTGGCATTTTGTGATTAATTATGATCAAGACTAGTTGAGTTCTTCTCCGTGATCCCCTGGATTGTTTATCAGTAAGATGTCAA comes from the Lytechinus variegatus isolate NC3 chromosome 9, Lvar_3.0, whole genome shotgun sequence genome and includes:
- the LOC121421559 gene encoding carbohydrate sulfotransferase 4-like, with translation MRVLLHCRRVFLSKWSTAVALSIAFISISLMTMTYGKFTLYSNGKDGQRRASHGTEVNSRQISQVIFQHFHSTKPNSTPNNNARNLSEEDNSNLPEGKSRNIFNENFRNISRNTLKERESVENITSRKYGLPGVSDEGKIRVRTEDQGVVDSRSTTSISSSLRVSSTFVVIMAQWRFGSSIIGELFNQNPNIFFLFEPLWLLDKIRNERRLPFSPFPRELYEYSTKTLRDIAACNVTEEFVRLTNPWGGLINNRAICQATGEITQCKFRSSDMVNNLCTSYNGIMATKIIRADLGNIKPLVVEDKVNVKVIHLVRDPRGSAASRIHYYFEEWSDLVRAHEAEFQTRGRLAPLGLTNSTERIKDCIPTMCKWMRETLKEAKTMPDWLRGRYHLLRYEDFAAAPLNTTEDLYRFVGLPLPQSVREWVRNNSQAKDSDPGTFSVHKNSRKTAQKWMKDLRELEIEQVEHDCGDVMEDLGYQRFATLKLAQP